A segment of the Panicum hallii strain FIL2 chromosome 1, PHallii_v3.1, whole genome shotgun sequence genome:
CGGTTTTTGCCGAGGATGTCGACGACGAGGTTCCACGAGTAGGGGGAGTGCTCGTGGCCGAGGTGCCGGTGTCCCGCCCAGCGGaagaaggcgacggcggcgcgcgggtgcGCGTAGGAGAAGCGGAGCACCTGCTCAACGTCGTGGGTGGTGACGCTGATGTCTTCGTGGTCGAGCGCGGCGTCCACGTCAAGGGCGGAGTCCACTTTGGCCAGGGCCTCGCAGAGGATGCGAATCTTAGCCGGCAAGTCGGGGGCCTCGTTGTACGTGGGGAACGCCGGTGCAGACGGGTCGCGGCCGCGCTTCGCCGCCGGCGATGCCGCCGCGTCGGCCGGCCGCTTCGCCCGGTGGTCGGACATTGCGGCAGGATTCGGTGGGGGATGGATCGGGGAGAAGGCTGCCGAGGTGGGCGtaccttttcctctcttttttttctgtgCGTTTTTCTGAGTCCTATCCGCCTAGGCTAATCTTTATAAACAGCGGCAGCGGAAGAGGTCAAGGCCAAGCTGGAACCTCCGAAATCCCAACCAAACCGCTGAGGCGAGCGCGGAGACGGCGGATGTCGCCGTCGTTGGTCGTCTCGGCGAGGCATACCCACGCCGTGACCCACCGGAGAGGCCGCAGGCGGCGTATGGTGGTCGCCAGTTCCGGCGGCGCCCCGCCACCGAAGCTGGTGACTTTCCTCGGCAAGGGCGGCTCCGGCAAGACCACCGCGGCCGCGGTCGCTGCTCAGGTGAAAAATTGCTCTCTCCCGTGATCGTCTTCGTCATTATGTCGATGGCAAATTGTAGTTTTTGTGTGAGCTCGCTGCTGCGTCGATCAATGCTAAAAATTGGACTGTAAATCTGCAATGTTGCTGTGGATAACAGCATCGAGCTGAATATACTGTAAAATTACAAGTCAGGGTCATACATTGGAGTTGTTTTCGATGGTGCTGTATGAATCATCTCACACTATACCGGTTATGACTCATCAACAAATTGCCTGTGTTATGTTCTTCCCCATGTAGTATTATGCAAGCGAAGGCTTCAAGACATGCCTGGTTACACAGTCCCAGGATCCTAGCGCAGAGCAATTGATGGGCTGTAAGATTGGGAACTCACTGACAGAGTGCGCAGCCAATCTCTCAACCATAAAGCTAGAGACTAGTAAGGTAAAATACTTTGTTGAAAGAGTTCTCTTATGTACTGGAATATATCTTGATGTTGAAGAATGTTTTCTCCTTAAATCATAGATGCTGCTTGAACCCCTTGACCGGTTGAAGAAGGTAGATGCGCAGGTCAATTTTACTCAAGGAATCCTTGAAGGGGTAGGTGAATAACTTTGCTATAACATGTCTGGTGAGGATCAAGCATTCAATTTGGTTGCTGTTTTTTCTTGGGATAGATTGTAGGAGAGGAGCTTGGAGTTTTACCTGGAATGGATTCGATCTGTTCAGTCTTAGCTCTTCAGAAGCTCCTTAACTTCTTTTCAGCTGGAAGGAGTGGCTCACAACCAGAATTTGATGTGGTAGTATATGATTGCAACAATACAGAGGAAATTCTACGGCTTGTAGGTGCTACTGACAGAGCAAGGTATAGGTTCTACTTTCTTGGCCAAGCTTGGCTTCAGTCACAATTCTAATTTTCCTTAAGAAAAGTCAAGTTTCTAAACTTATCGTTTGCGCTACACAAAGACAGGTCTTACTTGAGGTATGTGAGGGACCTAGCTGAGAAGACTGACATGGGAAGGCTGGCTTCTCCTTCATTACTAAAACTAATATATGATGCTGCAAGGCCAAATGGTAAAACTAGTGAGGGGAGACTGAGTACAGAAATATGGAATGAAATCGAACAACTTCTTGAGGTAACTTTCCACAGTAGAGTTTGGCTAAAACCCAATGCATACATTTTCTGATATTATCTAAAAGTTACTAAATTATGCAGAGAATCTCGGTTTGGTTTGCCAATCCTTCAAACCTTGCGTGCTTCCTTGTCATGGATCCTAAGAGATCAATAGCTGTATCCTCTGCATTAAGATATTGGGGTTGTACCACTCAAGCTGGCGGTCAAATATGTGGGGCATTTGGTTATACTGAAGACCCTTCTGAAATGCACCAAGAAGTTGCACAAAATTTCATGCCGTTGTCTTTCTCGCTTCTTCCATTTGTCTCAAATGATTCTTCTGTAGATTGGAGCAGAGCACTAAGCTTATTGAGCCAAAACACAAAGGAACAATTGAGGAATACGTCCACCCGTGTGTATCCTTCAGTTAGTTTTGATTCTGTTCAGAAATCGGTAACCCTTTTCATGCCAGGCTTTGATAAGTCTGAAATCAAGCTGTATCAAGTAAGACCATTGATCTACCTCTCTATCACATCTGTTTTTTTATACTACTATTCAAAATTAATTAGGTTAAATTGTCTCGCAATAAAATTATTAGTAGTTATAATTATCCAGAGATCATGCTGCTTGATGTAAAGTTGCATTGTTCCATCATGCCTTGTGTTGATGCAGATGTGGAACCATAAAAAGTAACAACAAAAAAGAGGACCTGAGATCTGAATTTCCTGATAATATTTAGATGAAACCACATGACTATCCACATTTTTGTATGTTAAAGGAATCTCGTTTGTGTAGAAGTTGACCTACATTTGCTACATTTACATTGTCATCACGTGGTTTCATTTGGAATGCTTATATCAACAAGCATTTCAGCGAGTACTGTTTGTTAAGTGGCATAATGGATCTCAGTGTTCTGCGGCTATCTTGCTATCTACCTGTCTTTACAAACCTATAGAAAATTCAATTGCATGAGCCATGCGCAAGTATTTATGCCCTTTTGCATGCGCTAGAATGATCTTAAGCATATTTTTCATGTGGTTACCTAATGCCTACTATCTGCATTTTTGGGACATTCACTCATAGTCGTCTGAAGTAAAGACAATCTTTGGTGGTAGACATGTTCTGCAGAAACTCGGTCAAACAACACCAATAATCATTGAATATAATTGGTTATGATTATTCATGCTGATACTCAGGAGTTACTTATGTGTTGTTTCATCTGAAAAACGCAGTATAGAGGCGGATCCGAACTGTTGATCGAAGCCGGAGACCAGAGGCGCGTCATAAAATTGCCACCGGCGATGCAGGGGAAGGTCGGAGGCGCCAAGTTTGTTGACAGGAACCTCATTGTCAGCATCCGGTAGCAGACTAACGGGCACCGGCTCGGATTTGTGTCTGCCACTTCAGATCGGCAGTTACCACCGATCATAAGAAGTACTAGATCGGATTTGCGTGTTGGTTCCAGTCTGAATTTCGTGGTGTTCCTTCGTTGTagcaaagttttttttttgaaagacgtCGTTGTAAAACTGCACAGTTCTACTCTTTCTGAAAAAGAGGCACGCGATACTCGAGTAATCTTGCAAATTTCGCACAGCTTTCGCTATCAGGGAGGAGCGGCGTTCCTCTGAACTTCGCACGCGCATAGCGTTGATCCATCAGAGCCGCTGTTCAAACGGTTGCTGAATCTGAAGCTCCGGCTAGCAGCAGAACTCCACTGTCTCATCTAGATTTTTCTCCTTTTCAGCTCTCCCTGCATAGGTTATGTCTGAGCTTGAAATTGTGCGCTGCGGTTTCTCTATTGTATCACCTACCTCGGTGATTTTTCTCAGATTTTATGGCCTCGATTTTGATAGAGAAATGAGGCGCGCGCGCCTTCAGGGGGTGAACCCGGAGTCCAAGGAAGGCTGACCATTCAACGCCCACCACGGGCCCTTCTTCCACGAGGAGCCCTCTCGCTGACCTCCGGGGCCCAGCGGCATGGATTCGTCGCCATCGTCAGGACTTAGGACGAGGAGGTCATCTGAGGATGAGATGGTTCCAGAAGAAGCCCGTACCCGCGAGCGCGCTGTGCCCCGCGGCGACTTGCCCCGCCATCTAGAGAGAACCAGACGAAGCAAAGCCGGAGCATGGAAGCCGGGCGCGCGTTCTCGATCTTTCTCTGGCCACCGCGCCGTCGGCCcggcgcctataaaaggagcgctCTGCAAATTCCGCGAGGCACAGTACGCCACTTGTTGATCGAGCTTGACACTTGTCGTCAGTCAACGTCCAGCAACACTCCACACTCCAGCAGGAAGGCTGAGGCCAGCATGTCGTTGGCGCTGTCTCGCATGCTGCTCGACAGGTTCTTCCccgacgccggcgccggcgacgcggGGCGGCCGCCGATGGACTGGAAGGAGACGCGGGACGCGCACGTGTTCAGGATGGACGTCCCGGGCCTGGCCAAGGACCAGGTGGCCGTCGAGCTGGTGGACGGCCGCATCCTCCGCGTCCGCGGCGGCAAGCGGGGCGACGACGACGCCGACGCCAAGGACGGCGAGGCGGCGGTCCACGGGGAAGAGAAGGCGGAAGAGGAggaggccggcgacggcgccgtGAGGTGGCACTGCAGGGAGAGGCccggcgcgcgcgcgttcgAGACGCGCTTCCGGCTGCCGGAAGACGCGGCCGCGGACGAGGTGCGCGCGGCCATGGCGGACGGGGTGCTCACGGTGACCGTGCCCAAGCGGAAGGGCGGCGGCAAGAAGCGGCACCACGGCGGCAACAAGCCCGCGTGCTGCAGGTTCTGGCCCTGACGCGACCGCGAGCCCGGCACGATCCGGATGTGCGCGAGCGCGCAGGGGCGTACGCATGAATGCATGATCATCCTTGTGGTGGTATCTGCGAAGTTTGGTGCGTGTGTTCGCGTCAATGTACATAGGTTGATGTGGATCTGTGTGCTTGCCTGTACAGTATAATTTGCGTGTTTACACAGTAGTTTTGTTTCGTTGGATTTGTGATCGTGGCGGCGACCTGTATATTCTATTGCTTCCTTTGTAGCAAGATCGGTATGAAGCTTTTGAGGTTCCAGCTGAATGTGGTGTATCCTGCAATGAGTCGGTGCGTGCATCAATGTAGATAGGTGGATTGTGCCGACAAGTCGAAATGAGGTGCCAGTGGCACTACGGAGTCACAAGCCACTTCACGTCCAGTTATAGCAACACGccatttttttagaaaaaaagaaaaagaaactgCAGTAAGAAATAAAAAAACACTAGAAATATAGAAAACCTCAAACTTTTTAAACCTCAAGTAATTActtaaaataataataatacagGCACTCCAATAAGATAACGGTAAAAATACGAATCTTGAGAAAATCCAAAAAGATTCGCAAACTAATTTTAGTTTTTCACATATGGGAACCTCCTAGCTACATGGCCCACATGGAAAAAAGTAATATACATGCACAATCAGTGATAAATTCAAGTCGCAGACTACATATCAAGGACTGTCACAAGATTTAATAGTAGTGATTGGGGAACAAATCATTCGGCGTCTTAACCTTCAAGACTACGTATCAAAACTTTATCTCAGATAAAAAAGAAGTTGGTTCCTAATTCAGCACAAACAACAAAACTGAAGTTGTTACGGTTCGCCTATTCTTCTTGACCATACCACCCGAGGTTGTGCGACATGCCCAGCCTTGAAAGAGCCTTGCTTGGTAAAGTTAACATGCCAGGCCAGACATTCCTCCCACTGCAGAAGGGTTGTAAAGTTGATTTCCTTGGACAATGACAGGTACATGCATCATTTATCTGAGGTATGAAGCATGCTCACAGGTTCCAGATGATATGAAGCTAGTACACAGCCTCAATATCAACATGCACTCAATATGGATCCAACATCTACTGGAAAAACTACTCGTATCTCAACATAGAACAAAGTATTAGTGCAGCCAACCTCAAAACATACTAATTACGGTACAAATATGACCCTAACTCATGTAGTTTTGTATGATAATTGACCCAAGAATGCCAAGCACACACAAAAAAGGCTCCTAATATGTGAACAATGTTAGTTCAATCTATGCAGCGCAACGCTATAACGGACAAAAAATATTTAGCTATAGTAGCAAGGACAAGATACTCTTGAGTCTTGACACATTGCCCTATGATCATATTTACTTGATGTTTACCTGAGAAAAAATACGCACATAAAGATTAGGTACTAGCAAATCTACTAAATAAAGCAAACAAGTTGTTAGTGTAATCCTACTGATGAATCAAGAAAAGTGGAATATTTCTAAGAAACTTTGTGCACGCAAATCTGCAACTACTGCACCAGCACTACTCTAATAATGTAGAACCTTGCATCCAAACCAGATTGTAGCAAGCAAGAACACAATCTACACTTCAACATCATCGAAACCTGCAGCTTCTCGAAGGGGAATAAAGAGATGAAGGGTAAGGCAAAACAACAGTTTGAGAATTTGGAATTGAATTGGAGACTCACGATGCAGGATTCGGCTCTAGCTGTGATTCCCATGTGCACCCTATGTTGAGGAGCAGTTTCGAGTGATCGGATGAAATGAAAGGGAACAAATTATGCAGAAGGTCACAGATTCCCGTGACTGAATCCTACTACCGCCTTAGTACACAGGTGAATTCTACAGCTTCATATGAGTTAACAAAGAGAGAAACAAACCTCTAGTTGTCAAAATAAACCAAATTGATCCCGTAGACATCTCCAACAATATGAAGTGCCCAAATCTTGAAATCAGCTCCTTCATTTCCCTTATGTTCAATACTTGGATGTGCTTCCAAACCATGCGAATTTCGACCCCGTAGAATACCTGACATACTGAAGATTCTGCTTGATCACCCAACTCGGACAGGCTTTCCTAGAGCATTGCAATTCCTGAGCCATGGAGCACAACAACGTGCTTTATGCATCCTTCAGGTGCTGGTGCataatttatatatatatatatgtataacaagttttatctacactcgcTTGTAACTATTCTCACTATTCACATACTTATTTATCACTTTAagtatgttcatatactaattcgaagatacttcaaagggatatgtatgaaaaatttcaaaagcatccctattttttaaatatatcatgaTTATACATTAGTACTGGTATATAAAAATAAGTATGTCCTTATGCTCCATATATGATACTTAAAGTATATACCATCACAGATGGTCTAGTATAATCATATATACCTTGTACATACCTTCCGTTGGGTCAGATACGCCCTACATCATAAGACGCACATGTAGGAGTAGCTACAAGCGCGTATAGAatgaatttttcatatatatatatatatattcttcGGCCAAATACTCAAACCGCTGATAATGAAATTCCTTGTCCAAATAATCTTGTAATGGTGTCAATGTCTTGACTAGGTATGCAAAATCTACCGAAAATATAAAACAACAACAAAAGATAATTGAGAAAGTAACACCCCAAAAAAGATAAAAAAAGACCAAACCCCCCAAAATGACACCAATTGTGTAAAAGAATAACAAATAACAAAGCTTTACTAGCTTCTCATGTTTAATGTCCGTTGCAGGACATAAAAACCAGGTTGGTCACACGACTGCAGATCATATAGTGTGTTGCCGATACAAGGAACATCATAATAACAAGCAGCTATCAGTATGAGTTCAATGGTTGGATGACTATTTGGTTCAAGCATTTTCATCATATCACGAACAATCTCAAATATTATGTTGTGCTTAATAGCTTAATTTAATTTTGGAACAATACCATCCACAAAGCAtattgttatcaccataatttgactgggccaagggatgggccgagagcaacacggactgaaggaaatcatcgtaatggtctgtgAATCGGCTTCCGTGCGAACATgtcaagggccgggatggccatgtatctagtaaggataatttaaatatagtaagttagagattgcatCGTAATCAggtagggttagttagaaaaaaTCAaatctccggactataaatatgtatcatgagattcaataaataATCAAGCATCCACAACAAACtatcggcgcatcgcctccccttttcccaagggtttctccaggtaactgacatgctgctccgatcatgctccgcatggtcggggctgctccgatcatgctccgcatggtcggggcagcattgCGTTTATCTGGTtatttttgtgtttctcgtgctgaagtgttgttgatgatgagtaacactagttatgttgaacgattatgatgctgcattagTTTTGAATAGTATATCCATGCTTTGCTTGCTGTTCATAATCatttagctgcccttgtacgcGATTCCAGGTGCGagggcagcatcttgctctgttcttgctcagtagatctaatctgttatggtagttctttgttccACAGGGAATTGGTTTAAAATCCGTATGATTagacccttcaaacgggttaaatgttccgacTGCATGATCGGTGCTTTATGGTAACCTAACgagagattgttccgggaatcgacttgttagttggtttttaggcctcctTTTGGGTTAGcttattgttatctttcatgttcgtcaggcttaaccacgcgtaggatgctCCGGTTATACGGTGAAAACCTCTACTGTCGCAGATTTGATTAGCTTgataattacagagcatgcttttatcttttctatcggattcataCAAGACACTTAAATATTAaaagatccgatctgttaaacggggcaatcggcttcttttagctgATTCTGagaggtacccgaaggtccaacctggtacgAAGACAGGTCTGACCTAGTGCAGAGGCTtcatcggctcttctagccgatcttggaGTCATTTTGAGAGCCgctcgcggctcggactaatgtttgacatggctgtgcatGTAGGAAAATAACTgacaacgacttctacaccttcctgatcaggtataggtcaggtggcacgcctagcacttcaccaagtcAGGGCGTGTGCCAGATttctaggccgttgaccgagagaccggggcccaccagcagttccggaaacctcccggctcctcgtgttgcctgtcgctgctcgccggtgggttttgaccgacaacacattctggcatgcCCAGCGAGACCTCATCGACTACTTGATCgacttcatcgactacttcattgactacttcgactacatcgactgcatcATTTCCTTCGGCTACATCGACttccgttgtcaagatgccgaacgagaacccgattacttacgaagagttgtctgatgaacacaagcagaagtatgatgaaataaaggctgcttttgaagccgatctcatcggctcattcgaaaggacccgtcaccacggcatcagatggaagggattttcatctgaaggtgcaCTTAAcaaagtggatctgtctactcctacggaagaacgcacgcgagctctccgccaggaagtcaactacatggtggctcattcgttacatcgacattctgagagtttggtgaacacccttgagcgcgtcgcggtacgtgtggtgcaggagattatgaaacaccaatactctccaacaggacctgctttaggaagtcacagaggggagttgccttctcaagccaggccaccaATGCCTTACATGTTTGCAGCTCCAGAGCAACATGGTTCTCCAATATACGTCATGTACAAGAtaggaggtgaccctgctgatcaccaattcttcagtgaacccccaAAGGAAGTACCACAtgggtatgtttgtgcgtacatACCAGATGGCGGTAGCCAGGTGCAACCTACGCAGAGgacaactggaggaacatctgtagtcgatgccgacaaacaggcataGCTGGCTATTTATGcgacagggccgagtcacgaaggtacgcactcggccccaggagttcatacggtggatcagattagtgccattttgagagatcaatttggcattctcccaagaaggcgagcgatcggctataccaagccgtatccaagcgagtacgacttgattcctctaccgcccaagtatcggctgcccgagtttaccaagttcagcggagcggaaggatccagctccatagatcATGTGAGCCGGTATCTGAcgcagctagggatgatttcggtgtcggatccattgcgagtgaggtttttctcgcagtctctcacagggccggcttttggatggtacacatcattgggtcctaaTTCTATCTGTatctggaagcagctagaggaacagttccatatacaatatcattcagaggctgcagaggctgggattgctgatttagctcaggtccgccagaagcgaggagaaacgGTGGCGGAATACGTCCAGCGGTTCAGAGAAGTTAAGAACCGGTGCTACTCGACTcggatttcagagaaagagGCAGTATAATTGGCGTTTGTGGGATTGGTaaaccgatcagagatctggttttccagctggagttcaactctttggcgcatatggtacaaaagatgacagtatatgagcaacgccacccagaactgtatcaagacaagttcaaacatcaagtagtaatggttgacgctgaagactccgaagactctagggatgaccaagagatagcagttgtggagtgggcacgaggggcaaaacccgtgtcctgcaagtgggtgaaacagcaaGGACCTtcaaaaggatttgattttgatgtgagcaaaattgaacagatatttgactTATTCTTGAAGGAGAAGTAggtgaagttccctgaaggttacAAGATTCCAATAGCTCAAGAGCTCCAGGGaagatcatactgcaagtggcataactctttcactcatggtaccggtgactgcaaggaactccggcgacagatacagtcggctattgaacaaggccgattaatcttggggcagtacgccatgaaggttgatactcaaccattcccgaacataaatatggtggaagggtatgACCGATCAACGTGTCATTAGCTGGATTTTACGctcggtattaacatggcaggacatatATCACGTCAGCATACAAGGAAGCAAGAGGCCggttcccgcgatcggccccaaaaggaagaaagagactatatcaccgaagaacaggtcaggcaCGTTAGGAATCAACAgccagtttcctctcatcttctgtgAAAATACCAGTACCAGTATCAACAGCATCTCCAATgtgagactgaagaagaagaatacgagcggcacactgggaaacgcctcaggaagcgggaggatacgcgagatcattggcactACCTGTTCTTCagatactgttgggattctggtatgaaacgactacccacccttgaggattgcccggagtgcaaGTCCCAGAAGCGAGATGCAAGAAAcgcctcagtttttcagcgtttgggaccagaACAGCCCCGCCATGGACAAGCCGAGCCAACACGCATAGGAGGAAAttcagaagatgaagaagacaagtatcaccgaccacgctggtgccctgatgggcttaaccagtcccagaagcggagggtgcaaCGGTTGCGCAGcctagaagaagccgaggctCAATATTTGGACATGTTGAGGAAGGCGCGACCAGATTTGGCTGAGAAAGTTCACCGTCCCCAAAAATCAGAGATGAGTTCCTCTAGGAAGgtatggcgacccaagaagtcgaaagccgatgtgaagacatcggctgatgcacacatggtgtttgttctccctgcagagtttcatgcaccaggccatgaggaagtgccagtggctcagcttgacttggggtcatgaccagtcatatttgagaagccctgagagaagaattacaggcacctgaaagctttatatctcaaggggtacataaaTGGTCAGCCTGTCAccaggatgctagtcgacacaGGAGCGACGGTTAATATAATGCCATATGCAGTACTGTgccggttggggcattctgttggggacctgattaaaaccaacatcacattaagcgacttcaacggacaaacttcggagGCACAAAGAGTCCTCAACGTGGATTTGAGGGTAGGAGGCAAGACCGTCCCTACTTTGTTTTTGCTGTCAACAGAaagggctcgtacaccgtcctgcttgggagagattggattcatgccaattgctgtatcccttctacaatgcaccaatgcctgattcaatgggatggagatgaagtagaaatagtccatgcggatgattctgttgaagtttcacatgctgccatgagtgtctgggacgcggaagaccaggagccgatctcagggattagcttggaaggctgcgaccgcgtggaagctacaaaaaatggggtgaggctggtcttatccactggccttacggagtagatggGTTGCCAAAGTTATTTTACACCAAGgtaacaggagaggccgatccctgcgatcggccccaaaaaaataaaaattaaattgtttttgtcatccatgttacatTATAAAGAGGtccgctcgagcagccggccatgtgtTGATTGTGAAATGGTacaaattaatgaaaagaacaagtcggccggtccctgcgatcggccaaattCTTTTATTTCATATTCATTGTCTATTTGCAGTATCGACCTAATGGACgaagggaagttaggatacgggtttacatctgctgacgagctagaagaagtcgacattggTCTTGGGGATAAGCCACAGCCAACgtttatcagcaagaagttaaaCCCAGAGTTGCAAGAGCCGATGATAGTGTTGCTGAAAGAATATgcggattgttttgcctgggattatacaaagatgcccgggttggacaAAAGTAttgtggagcatcggctc
Coding sequences within it:
- the LOC112876395 gene encoding 17.8 kDa heat shock protein-like, with translation MEAGRAFSIFLWPPRRRPGAYKRSALQIPRGTVRHLLIELDTCRQSTSSNTPHSSRKAEASMSLALSRMLLDRFFPDAGAGDAGRPPMDWKETRDAHVFRMDVPGLAKDQVAVELVDGRILRVRGGKRGDDDADAKDGEAAVHGEEKAEEEEAGDGAVRWHCRERPGARAFETRFRLPEDAAADEVRAAMADGVLTVTVPKRKGGGKKRHHGGNKPACCRFWP
- the LOC112878808 gene encoding uncharacterized protein At1g26090, chloroplastic, whose amino-acid sequence is MPPRRPAASPGGRTLRQDSVGDGSGRRLPSGSGRGQGQAGTSEIPTKPLRRARRRRMSPSLVVSARHTHAVTHRRGRRRRMVVASSGGAPPPKLVTFLGKGGSGKTTAAAVAAQYYASEGFKTCLVTQSQDPSAEQLMGCKIGNSLTECAANLSTIKLETSKMLLEPLDRLKKVDAQVNFTQGILEGIVGEELGVLPGMDSICSVLALQKLLNFFSAGRSGSQPEFDVVVYDCNNTEEILRLVGATDRARSYLRYVRDLAEKTDMGRLASPSLLKLIYDAARPNGKTSEGRLSTEIWNEIEQLLERISVWFANPSNLACFLVMDPKRSIAVSSALRYWGCTTQAGGQICGAFGYTEDPSEMHQEVAQNFMPLSFSLLPFVSNDSSVDWSRALSLLSQNTKEQLRNTSTRVYPSVSFDSVQKSVTLFMPGFDKSEIKLYQYRGGSELLIEAGDQRRVIKLPPAMQGKVGGAKFVDRNLIVSIR